AAAACTAAAAGCCGCCAAAGCGGAGTTCGAATACCTGATGGCGAAGGGTATTTGCCAGCCGTCCAAAAATCAATGGGCTTCGCCACTTCATATGGCCTCTAAAAAGGACAATACCTGGATACCGTGCGGGGATTATAGGGCACTAAACGCCGTCACCGAAAAGGACAGGTACCCCATTCCAAATATCCAGACATTTCATCAAGTATTTGCGGGCAAAAGCATATTTTCAACTATCGACCTAGAAAGGGCGTACCACCAGATACCCATGTATCCGATGatatcgaaaaaacggccataACAACTCCGTTCGGCTTATTCGAATTTCGATACATGACATTTGGGTTATGCAACGCGGCCAAACATTTCAACGACACATTGACAGTGTGTTTCGAGGATGAGACTTTGTCGTACCATACCTAGACGACATCTGCATCGCGCCCTGCACCGAAGCTCAACCTAAGCAACACCTTCGAATTGTGTTCGAGCGTTTAACCCATTTGGCGCCTCTGTACCTGATCGGGtacagtaaaaatattaagggtatttgtaaaacttttaaaactatTGTTGTTTGGttccatttattttaatacaacatACATGGTgcgctaaaataaaaggaatttaGGTGAGAATATCCACAATATCTGTCACAAAGTGGGTTATTATTTATCAGTCTGAACGCTTATAAAGGGAAgcatacaatttaattatttttttgttgatctACATTTATAATtgttaatttatgtatgttattttGTGGTTTGTACCTATACttgtaatataaataatgaattagaatattacagctcatagttataaaaaaatcgtaGTTTAAACTTTATTGTACCTGGTTGTGTACAGCGGCAGAATCCATATAAGATTTGCACTTTTCTTTTAGGGTTTCGTGACAAtgaattcaaaatgttttaactCTTCTAACTGCTAAAACGGCTTAGCAGAAGCCGTTAACGCCGTTGTAGAAGACAGTGACAATGACGGTGATTTCGACTTCGCGATCATACCGCCAGAACCTAGCGTGGTGACGGATGAAGAAGAAGGTGCCGATGAGGATATGGTCACAGCCTCTTTACCACAAGACATTCCTGGGAATATAGAAGTATTAAGATGTGACGAGGCCTCAGTTTCCAGCAGTGACAATGACAGCAGCAATGATGAGCCGTTATCCGAAAAGGCAAAGAGAAGTCGTCGTCAGCTGCCAGATCAACCAATATGGCGAAAGTGTTCACCAATATATTCTTCTATAACTCAAGAGACAAGTTATGTCACCAAAAGACAAGAAGAGGTAAAAAAGGTGTTTGAAAATCTCACACCAgttgaaatatttgagaaaatatttgatGAAGACGTCATAAACTTGATCgtaaataatacaatattataCGCTAATCAAAATAACAGACACACATTTCAATTAGATTCTGTCGAGTTGAAAAAGTTTATGGGCATATTGATACTATCAGGATATCATAAACTACCAAGAGAAGATTTGTATTGGTCTTATGATGAGGACGTAGGTCTTGAAATAATATCGAAGTGTATGCCAAGGCAAAGATTtcggtatataaaaaaaacattcattttGTGAATAACGACGAAGCTAGTTCATGGAGggataaaatgtttaaagttcGTTCATTAGCTAATATTCTTATGAGGAAATTTCAACAGTGGGGTGTAGTGCACGACCATATTTCAATAGATGAGTCCATGGTGAAGTATTTTGGTCATCATTCTGCTAAACAGTTTATCCGTGGAAAACCAGTgcgttttggttataaaaattgGGTAGCTGCAAGTTCCATAGGATACCGCtatgcttttgatttttgttgtggAAAAGCCGTCGAAGCTTCTACTGAACCCTTAGGATCAAGAGTTGTTAAAACGTTACTTCAAAGGTCGCAGACTGATCCATCAAGGCACCAGgtttttttgataacttttttactaATTATAAGCTCTTGGTAGACCTCAAAAAAGAAGGATATCGTGCAACTGGAACGATAAGAGAAAATAGAACAAAGAAATGTCCCATGAGAAGTACTAAAGAGATGAAGAAAGAAGACCGTGCCTCGTATGATTTCAGGTTTGataagcaaaacgaaattctatTAGTGAGATGGAAGGATAATAGTGTTTGCACTATGGCGACAAATGATGACACTATTGAACCTTTGGGAGTTGTCAAGCGATGGTCGTCTCTGCAACGTAATAAAACGGATGTTAACATACCAAAGGTGTTTTAAACTTATAACAAACACATGGGTGGAGTGGATGAATTGGACCAATCAATTTCTCTTTATAGGATTGCAATTCACGGGAAAAAGTGGTGGTGGGTTTTATTCACATATATACTAGATATGACAGTTGCAAATGCTTGGCGTTTGCATTTAATGAGTCACAGTGATAGCATGGATCAGCTCCTCTTTCGACGTTCTATTGCGAGGTACTACTTACGCAAAAAACCCAACATAAGACTCGGCCTTCTTCTTCATTGGTCCCAGGTTTGCCACAAGATGGTAAAGGACACTACCCAAAAAAGATTGCAAAACCATTACGGTGTGTTATGTGTCACGCTAGAGTTCGGTGGCAATGcaaaaaatgtcttaaaatattatgtgtcgaaaaacaatgttttgaaaatttccaccTGTAATACGCCGCTGTACTCAATTAAGTACACCCCACTCACTTTCGCATTTAAACAGAAACCCGAAAAGGCAGAGCCACGACACCTCCGATACTTGCATTACGTCAGCCAATTTACGACTGATATATGTACGTTACGTAAAAGGTAAAGAAAACACAGTACCCGATTTCCTTTCACGCATCAATGTAATGCAACCCGAACCTATCGACTACGAGGTCATAATTTTGACTAAGATGCCCGTGCTCAATTCAGCACAACAAATATATTGCCATATCtcaaacaacaaatgcaaaccTTAAATTTCGAAGTCATGttgcaaaacaatttttaacgcTACACACGGCATCGCACATCCTGGTATTCGAGCGACTACCCGACTCATCAAACAAAGATTCGTCTGGCCCAACATTCACCAGGACGTTGCAACCTAGGCAAGGCAGTGCATACCATgccaaaaatcgaaaattcagCGGCATAATAAGACCACACCCGGACGGTACGATACCACAGAGTCACGTTTTGACCATATTAACATTTACATAGTCGGCCCACTACCGCCATCAAACGATTACCGATACCTACTAACGATCGTCGACAGATTTACGCGATGGCCAGAAGGAGCACCTATCAAGAACATAACGGCTGAAACTGTCACCACCACACTCATAGTAACATGGATCACGCGATTTGGTGTACCTTCTAAAATTACAACGGAACAGGGGCGACAATTTGAATGTCAAGTTTTTAAGCAGCTCAACGAAAGACTAGGTATACGTCACCTCCGCACAACCGCATATGATGCCCAAGCCAACGGTTTGGTTGAGAGTTTTCATCGTACACTAAAAGCAGCACTAAAATGTAAAGATCGGCGAAACTGGGCAATCGAGTTACCGCTCATCATGCTTGGACTTCGATCGATATTTAAAGAGCACATACACGGAAAAAGCTTGGGACTACCAACAGAATTTTTACCGAACCGAAGCCGTACCAAAACAGAGCAGAGTTTGTTCAAGAATTCAGACATGCAATGGAATCGATACGACCGACGCAAACGGCACACCGCACAAAAATAAAACCTTTCATACAAAAGGAACTCCATCAATGGACCACCACTGCAGCAGTCGTATGACGGACCATTCGCAGTAATAAAACGTCATCCGAAATATTTCACTCTGGACATCcgaaacaaaattagaaaaatttcaatCGACAGGCTGAAAGCTGCATTTACCGACGCAAACAACATTATCGACGAGAACGCAGGGCCTACTCCAACTGAGATCAGCGACCATCAAGTAAAAACCACAACTCGCCTGGGAAGAAAAGTTCGATTCCCTAAACGTCTGTGTCTGTAAGCACACACAGATTGAAAGGGGGGCTGGTTGTGGCAGTGTAGTATGCGAACACACCTAACACCCAAGGGAAGCACCATCAATTCGATGGTTTGGCAGCACTCATTAATTAATCTGCACCGCAGTTCGCAGAACTGTCATTATTCTTTCATTCTCATTCTTCGGCGCATTCTAACAGAAATCACACCACTTTTATTCTTTTACGCATATTCATCTAGAACACGCCACTTTCCGAATAAAAGTATTAGTATAGATAAAAGTTAAAGCACGTGTTTTAATCAAGGCAAGGAAAAGCCAACAGAATCGGAAGCAACCATAAGCTGACGACCATAAAACCCACAAGTTTGAATActacaacaaccttatcttaaaacaaagcaattgtatctaagcaagcaatatatatgtaaacaaacctaaacaaattatataatctgtatcttaacaaactatcaactagtaataagtaaacatacaagttagtataaatagaagtaagaaccatgtaataagttcaGAGCCGTAAATAGGGCGTGGCGAAGGTGGCACCCGCCACGGGCGCAACAGTCGCAGAGGCGCAACGTAGGTTGAGCCTACATACGCCTGACGAAATATCGGTTGCTGAGCGTCCGAAAGAGCTACTGTCTGAAACTGACGCGTCACCCACGGCGGGCGAAACAAGAGACATAGGGCGCGAACGGACCGAAAAAACTGCAGCGCCAGAGCCAGTGCAGTGGGCAGCAATGCGGCGGTACTATACGTGCCAGTGCGAATGTAATTCCAGAAATCGGGGGCGCCACGCTATTAGTGCGAGTCTGTCAGTCCTGTTTCTGTGCCCACTGCCGGCCGTGCCGTGTGTTGTGCTATAGGCCAGTCAGCCACAATCTGTGTTCATCTGTGATCCAGGTGACAAAACGCatgcttttttcaataacatatgATGCAATGatgtaaaattgtgcaaattgtAGATTTTGTTTTCCATAGACAATGAGGACTATCGGAAGGTGCTTTCTGATTTTCGGTATAACTTCCGGTTTAGCCGGAAATACTGTCAATTTTTGTCTTTCAAACGACACATACAtgttttttcttcagttttggAATAAACATTCATTCCCCTCTAGAATAATATACAATGTgcataaattccaagaaaatagtatttgaaaattgtatccTAATCTAGCAATATCAACTACACATCAAGGTTCCTATTTATAATATCCATGGAAACTTGCCATTAGTCGTTTTACGTTATTGTATAGGATAATTAGTTCCGTATTTCCGGTATAAGTATTTCCGGTCAAAGCGCAACTCACTCAGGTCGAGCACAGATGACTAGTGACGGAGAGATTGCAAAATgtaaatgcaataataaaagGATTGCTGTCACAATTAACCATATACCGAGAGACTTTCTTcacaacaattttgcaatcatCAATTGTGACAGCTGAACAATTGCAAGTAACACCAGATTTCCAAGATACTCGAAAACGACCAAAGAAAATGATGCCGGGAGAAAAAGCGAAAGATGAATCTCCATCTATAAGTGCCCAAACTCATTTTAAAGCAGGATTGATCCAAGTTCTTGATCTTATGATTGCCCAAATGAATACCCGGTTCATCGCTTTAAATGAAGTTGCCGATGATTTCGCATTTTTGAGCGGTCAAGCAATTGTGAACACCAGTGTTACTCAACTAACCAAAATAGCGGCAGATCTCGCTATCAAATATCCTGATGACTTGGATCCGCATGAATTTTCATCAGAAATTGAGAGTTTCAAATTTCAAGCAACGACGCTGATGAGTGAAGCCACAGACATGAACCATTTGAatgtattagaaaaatattcgaTCTGTCGCTCGAGGATGTATATCCGAACATAACAATAGCACTGAGAATATTCTTATGCATGCCTGTTACGACGGCTACTTGCGAGCGTTCTTTTAGTAAGCTAAGACTCATCAAATCTTATCTTCGTTCCTCTTTAGGCCAGGAACGGTTGGCGAATATTTCTATTTTGTCGATTGAGAAGGATACTACAACACGTCTCAATTTcgataaaataatcgatttatttGCAGAGGCGAAATCCAGAAAAGTATTATTCTGAACGCTATAAGCGAtccttgtataaattattattgaaaataagatGCACGTTCTTTCACttgtaaatatatgatttttgatttgGGCAACGGTTTCCATTATACTATATGGTAAGGGCGCAAGCAAGGCAAGGTTGTTGCCACAGGCGCTGAAGCAGCTAGTTCCGGCTCtgaataagttagtcttaagagtataaataaagagtacacatttcggtgcagctcaaaatatattcttttgactcttttttactttatgtaaaaaataactgggggctcaaccgaaatgacaaatttatttgttatccaaaaagccagattttattccgataggaataaataaaaaaattcgacaggaagtaggacttccagcactaaatgcctgaaaaaagtgCAGAAACAAATGGCAATGGATATAAGTATAAGTCCTGTAACAGTGGACAATACTTCCAGAACGAATCAAAAGCAGATACCGAAAAAACGGACAGCGGCGAACTCAGCAAGATTCACAACAGGCCCTGGAAGAGCGGACAGCGAAAATAATGGATAATACTTTCACCAAGATTCAAGCGGACAACGTTGAATCCTGAAAAATCCTGAAACATTGGGCAGTTAATTATCAGTTAGGAAGAAGCAAAGATGGTCCAACTCCAAGCACAAGTAACTGGATTGATGGTAATTATAAACAAGCAACAAGaggaatttatacaaatttatcctcaatcgaaaagtgaaaaattcctCAAGCAACACCAATTACCCCaaaaaaggcaccgaaaacaaggcaagccaaaaaggaaaatggttgCTGAATTCTAGAAAATTAACGCTAATTCAAAACGAACTAAAAGAAGAGATCATTtgaaacacgaaaaaataattaagtatgtatataatatagaaaggtattaattgtaaacagaaaaaattagtcaaacacatacgaaaagtgaaaatttccacaaacacagccaataattccaaaaaaaaagcaccgaaaacaaggcaagccaaaaaaggaaaattactgttgaattctagaaaattaacgctaattaaaaactaacttataagagaaaagaaagcatcataagaaacatgcaaaaataattatttactatataatataatataaaaaattaaatataaaaataaattaaaaaatatttaatttatatttaaaactttattgtgaaaatttttgtattaagtgatcttttaagataagtatcagtgttatattgtgctagtgaagcaattgattttactttaattctgttctggctaattttaatttattgtgccgagtcattttcaatttgtttttgttgctacattttaaatagtgcaattgttagtgttaatttatattgcttacttaaatttctttcttgtttttattcttttccatctttgtccacagctgatcgcgagtttcttacttttcgtgtgttacagtgcatctcaaactgctcgctacattggttgttatctttgataactaactattttattgcattcatttgttataaatatttttgtcatcgcgctttttacttttattatttaacattttttatatttttgtttaatactgtttttgttcattatgacttgtaactttccgaactgctctgtgaaaggcgagtcggaacgctatgtttcttgttggctttgtgatgggcttgcccatcttaaatgtgctggactgacaggtaggattttggattccattcttgacagtaagggtttgcgctggtcttgcttgaaatgcagaccaactgaaattgaattgtttaaagtttttaagcaggCGCGCAATGGTGTCAAGGAGATTGGTCGAGAACTTGAAacccttactgaaaaatttaggcattatgaaacgctgtttcaatcatttcaatgcCTAAATACTCGGGATGAGAATCCAAAACCTAAACGAAAACGTCCGTCTGATGAAGATACCActgtatctttcttaaaaagaaTGTCCCCACCCGCTATTGGCCTCATAAATCTTGCATCCCCTCGTCCTCAAGGAGAGAAGGTTCCGTCTGCTCAGGACACAGAGAAAATTGTTACTGAATACGGTAAGCGGAAAACTTTTCAAGATCCGCCTCCAAATACCTCCaagtcagctaataaaaacttagtggtaataccgcggaaaaaagctatttttatctcgagacttgctgcggataccaaagtcgaggatataaacagttacatctcgtcgaaattaaaaacggcagatacagacatccgtaaatttaatttcaaatacaacagggatatttcctcgtttaagatcgacgtatccgctgacaattttcaattgatacttgacaactcattctggccatctggggtctttgtgcgcgaattcgagcacaaacgtgataagccccctgtagttatcactaaaatgccaagaaatcccgttgatacaaaaaactaattaacaataattcgctgattgtttattatcaaaatgttagagggcttaatacaaaacttactgatttgtatctaaatagcattcattgtaactttaaaatcattgctttgacagaaacttggctaaagccccacatttttgataacgaaatattcaacagcgaattcgaaatctttagatatgaccggctgaacagaaaaggaggtggcgtcttgtttgctgttcattcttcaattccatctgaagaagtcgatgttccgtatgcagacttcattgaatttaagtgcattcgtatttgcgctaatagtggccatatctacttaacattgtcttatataccgcctcactctgacatatctgtatatatgcagcatgcttcattaataagtaatgttttctcaatggttaatgatactgattccatgattgttttgggagatttcaacttaccgtgcgtatcatggaaatctattgatgatcacaccatccctattagtactcgttcatgttttaacgagttcttagatgaaatgtcggagttgggtcttaaccaaattaatttaatttcaaatgaatttggtaagctcttagatctagtttacgtcgataacgcttcaatgttctctgttgtccgatgtgatcctttagttcggccagaggacacgtatcatcctgctttggaaattaacttcgaaatcatagccaactttgcttataataatacacaagacctttgttttcggttcaactttgcgaaagctaattttaagaagattaattacgaactttctaaaatagtgtgttgttactcaaaaaattagttctaatttatggttttcgaaagaattatgtaaattaaaaaatagaaaatctcgtg
Above is a genomic segment from Bactrocera neohumeralis isolate Rockhampton unplaced genomic scaffold, APGP_CSIRO_Bneo_wtdbg2-racon-allhic-juicebox.fasta_v2 cluster09, whole genome shotgun sequence containing:
- the LOC126763953 gene encoding piggyBac transposable element-derived protein 2-like, giving the protein MVTASLPQDIPGNIEVLRCDEASVSSSDNDSSNDEPLSEKAKRSRRQLPDQPIWRKCSPIYSSITQETSYVTKRQEEVKKVFENLTPVEIFEKIFDEDVINLIVNNTILYANQNNRHTFQLDSVELKKFMGILILSGYHKLPREDLYWSYDEDVGLEIISKCMPRQRFRYIKKTFIL